In Pseudoalteromonas sp. MM1, a single window of DNA contains:
- a CDS encoding tryptophan halogenase family protein, with product MNNHLQSIVVVGGGTAGWLSAGIIAAYLQKHHSLNYKITLVESSDIPTVGVGEGTWPTMRRTLQNMGVDEADFINQCNVSFKQGAKFAKWHTGKEDDFYYHPLMMPQGFNDTDLSSAWLNLHTQPNGQLQPSFANYVCPQQALCEHNLAPKLITTAQYSAVANYAYHLDAGLFATFLKNHCVNKLNVTHVVSTIEAVNNHKNGDIASLSLDNNTTLAGDLFIDCSGFKSLLLGDNLKVGFKSCKDVLFADSALAVHVPYDENQPISSHTISTAQSAGWIWDIGLQTRRGVGHVYSSRHISEQEAKNQLCDYLNIAQQDRTSLAVKKITFEPGHREKFWHKNCVAVGLSAGFLEPLEASALLLVEISANFIAEQLPANRQVMDITAARFNRTFSYRWQRIIDFLKLHYMLSKRTDSEFWLQHCAAQSIPQSLQDSLAIWQTHVPNDSHFDYSVEVFPAASYQYVLYGMGFKTATTHYGNNPHYLKKAHNLVIKNAKDTALLVNKLPGNRTLLDQIKQFGLAAI from the coding sequence ATGAATAATCACTTACAATCAATTGTGGTTGTTGGCGGTGGAACAGCAGGCTGGTTGAGTGCAGGGATCATCGCTGCTTACTTACAAAAACACCATAGTCTTAATTATAAAATTACCTTAGTAGAATCATCAGATATCCCAACGGTGGGAGTAGGAGAAGGGACTTGGCCCACCATGCGGCGTACATTACAAAATATGGGCGTTGATGAAGCCGATTTTATAAACCAATGTAATGTGTCGTTTAAGCAAGGCGCAAAATTTGCAAAATGGCATACAGGTAAAGAAGACGACTTTTATTACCATCCACTGATGATGCCGCAAGGCTTTAATGACACAGATTTATCCTCTGCGTGGCTTAACTTACACACGCAACCAAATGGGCAACTACAACCTAGCTTTGCCAATTACGTATGCCCCCAACAGGCATTATGCGAACATAATCTCGCACCCAAATTAATTACAACCGCGCAATATAGTGCTGTTGCCAATTATGCCTATCATTTAGATGCAGGGCTATTTGCTACCTTCTTAAAAAACCACTGTGTTAATAAACTTAATGTAACGCATGTAGTCAGTACGATTGAAGCGGTAAATAATCATAAAAATGGTGATATAGCCTCATTGAGTTTGGACAACAACACGACGTTGGCTGGTGATCTATTTATTGATTGCAGCGGTTTTAAATCATTACTACTGGGTGATAATCTCAAAGTTGGGTTTAAATCATGTAAAGATGTATTGTTTGCTGATAGCGCGCTGGCTGTGCATGTTCCTTATGATGAAAATCAACCCATCAGCTCTCATACTATTTCTACTGCACAAAGCGCTGGTTGGATTTGGGACATTGGCCTACAAACGCGCCGTGGAGTAGGGCATGTGTATTCCAGCCGTCATATCAGTGAGCAAGAGGCAAAAAACCAGTTGTGTGACTATTTAAATATAGCCCAGCAAGATAGAACTTCACTCGCAGTTAAAAAAATTACTTTTGAGCCAGGCCATAGAGAAAAATTTTGGCATAAAAACTGTGTTGCAGTCGGGTTATCGGCGGGATTTTTAGAGCCATTGGAAGCATCTGCATTGCTGTTGGTCGAAATATCAGCTAACTTCATTGCCGAGCAATTACCAGCAAACCGGCAAGTTATGGATATCACAGCTGCGCGATTTAATCGTACCTTTAGCTACCGTTGGCAGCGAATTATCGACTTTTTAAAATTGCATTATATGCTCAGTAAACGCACCGACAGCGAGTTTTGGCTGCAACATTGCGCCGCCCAAAGTATTCCACAAAGTTTGCAAGATAGCCTTGCAATTTGGCAAACACATGTCCCTAATGACAGTCATTTTGACTATTCTGTTGAGGTTTTTCCCGCCGCAAGCTACCAATATGTTTTGTATGGCATGGGCTTTAAAACCGCGACTACACATTATGGTAATAACCCACACTATCTTAAAAAAGCGCACAATTTAGTCATTAAAAATGCCAAAGATACGGCCTTATTAGTTAATAAATTACCGGGTAACCGGACATTACTAGATCAAATAAAACAGTTTGGTTTAGCGGCAATTTAG